One Caenibius sp. WL genomic window, CAGTTCTACAACCCGCGCAGCAAGACGACCGCGATTCAGCAGCGCGTGAACGGACAAATTGTCACATATGGGGAAAAGAGAGTGGTGGAGCGCGCGGCATGACGGGCGCCTCCACCGTCAAATTATATGGCATGGCCAGCCCCAACGTTCGCAAGATCACCATCATGCTTGCGGAGCTGAAACAGGCATACAGCTTTCATCACATCAATGTGTTTCGGGGTGAGCAGTTCACTCCGAAATTCCGCCAGCGCAATCCCAACGGCAAGGTTCCGGTGCTGGTGTACCAGACAGAGGAAAACGGGCCGGAAACCATCATCTTTGAATCTGCGGCAATCCTGATTCATTTGGCTGAACGGTTTGGCCGGTTTTTGCCGAACAGAGAGCCAATGCGATCAGCTGTGATGCAATGGCTGATGATACAGGCCTGCAACATTGGCCCATTGCTAGGCCAACTCAATCATTTCACCTTCGCTGCCCGGCAAGATAATGACTATGCTTTCGCCCGTTATCGCCGCGAAGCAGAGCGTCTCTATCGCCTGCTCGATGAACGGCTCGCACAGACTCGCTATCTTGGCGGGGACGAATACTCCATAGCCGATATCGCGACCTATCCGTGGAGCCTCTATCTGGAGCAGCATGGCTTTGCTCCAGATCAATTCGCGCACCTGGGGGCATGGCGGCAGCAGGTCGCAAGGCGTCCCGGGGTCATTCAGGGCATGCAGGCAGTTGCAGAAAGCGAGGCTATAGATACGTTCGCATTTGAAACCGCCTCCCCGCGTGATCGCGATCGATTTTTCGGGATGACGACCCCTTTTGGAAAATAAAGGCCAGCCTTCTCGATGCCGTCATCAGTTTGTTTTCTGTCACACGTGTTCGAACGGGCTCACGGCTTTTCCTCCAGCGCGGCGTTGATCATAGCGCGCCAGATACGAAAGCACAGATACAATCGACGTGATCAATATCCTCGGCGGTTCGAGTTCCACTTCTTTGCCGAGCCTTACGCTTTGACTTCTAGGTGGCAGGCTGCGTCGCAGGTTTAGGTCGTTAGTGGACCGATCGACGGATGGACGGAAATTGCCGAATGGTCGGCCTGCGGATCACAAAATTACACTTCACGCCTAGGGTAGATCAGGCCAAAGTGTAACGTCTGGCATAGGCGTTCGGACCGTCCGCTTTGTTGGCGTGTCTGATCAGGCAGGTTTTTGGTCGAAAACTTCAATAGCTGCCATGGCAATAGGTTCACCAGCCGTACGAATAAGCCCGCCGACAAAGGCGGCGTTCGCGCGCTCCAGGATAGCGCGCCATTTCGGCGCGGGCCGGCAAGTTTGAGTGCATGCCGCATGGGGTGCTGGCGCGTAATGCTCATCAAGGGGCCATATCCTGGAACAGACGTTCGATAGCGATGCGAAAGGGCGCACGCCGGATAATGCGCGCCGCCTCTGGATTGATCCCGGCATTGGCCAATACGGGAGGCCATTCTTCCGGTCGCATGGAACGCGCGATTGAGAGCTGCCCGTCCTCGCGCACAATGCGGTGTACTCCCATGACACGGGCCAGCAGAGGAAATCCGTAATAAGCGAAGGCATGGCGATGCAGGTCGCAGATCAGCCAACCGCTACGGGCGTTATTTTCCATATATTGCACGAAGCGCGTCAGTTGATCGTCTCTCATGTGATGGGCGACCTGGCTGCTCACGATGAAATCGAAGCGTTCGGGTTGGTCGGCGTAGTTGCCTGTGCGATAGTCCACGTTCAGGTTTGCCGGCGTCGCTGCACGGGCCAGTTCCTCGCTGGCTGGGTTGAGATCGACACCCACCAGTTTGGCGATGATATTCCGTCTCGCCGCCCATCTGGCTATTGTGCGCAGCAGGTCGCCATAGCCGAAACCGACATCCAGCAGGCTGAACGACCGGCCATTGCCAAGCGCCCGTATAAGGAAGGCGGTTGTGGAATGCGCAGTGAATGTCCAACGGTTGACCAGCGCCAAGTCGCGCAAGACATTGCCATAAGTAAGCGCATCGAGATCAGGCGCATCCATTTGTTCGTCTTGACGCGACCGGACTGACAGATTGGTCACTGCACCACGATCTCGCCCGTCATGCCAAAAGAGCTGTGCATGAAGTGGGTGCAGCGCAGCTTGTATGTTCCTGCATGCGGAGGGATGAAGCGCACATCGATGCTTTGCTTCGCACCGAGCGCGATTTTGCCACCCGAGATCTTCGCGCGATCTGAGTCCATGATCGTCGCCGCGGCAAAAAATTCCTTCGCTGCAAAATCGTGTCCGCCCGATGCCTGATTTGCCAGATGCAGATCATAAGCCTGCCCGTGCTTCAAGGTTATCGTGGATGGGGTGAAGCGAAAGTTGGAGAGCTGTACGTTGACCGTCTCGGCGCGGGACCAGTCGGGCAAGGCTGGCGGACTTTGCGAGGCCGCCTGTACGGGTGCAAGCATCAAAAAGCTCACAGAGATCATGTGGCGAACAATCATGTCCGACCTCCTGCAACCTCTTGGCCAGGAAAACCTTTCGTGGCCAAGGTCTGCAATATTATCTCATTGTTTGACCACGCATTAAAGCACTATTTGAGCGGCTCGCGGGGCTTGCCGGAAGCGGAGAAAAGGCGCAATCTTCATTGCATTTCGTGCGGGAGCGTCGCGATGAACGGTATATGCATGGCGTCTGCCTGCGCACTCGCGATTTCCTGCTTCCCGCAAGTGGTTGCAGCGCGCACGAGCGTCTATGGGCGGTGGCTCACCGATGACAGGGCCGGAGTGGTAGAAATCAATTCGTGTGGC contains:
- a CDS encoding glutathione S-transferase N-terminal domain-containing protein → MTGASTVKLYGMASPNVRKITIMLAELKQAYSFHHINVFRGEQFTPKFRQRNPNGKVPVLVYQTEENGPETIIFESAAILIHLAERFGRFLPNREPMRSAVMQWLMIQACNIGPLLGQLNHFTFAARQDNDYAFARYRREAERLYRLLDERLAQTRYLGGDEYSIADIATYPWSLYLEQHGFAPDQFAHLGAWRQQVARRPGVIQGMQAVAESEAIDTFAFETASPRDRDRFFGMTTPFGK
- a CDS encoding methyltransferase domain-containing protein, producing the protein MDAPDLDALTYGNVLRDLALVNRWTFTAHSTTAFLIRALGNGRSFSLLDVGFGYGDLLRTIARWAARRNIIAKLVGVDLNPASEELARAATPANLNVDYRTGNYADQPERFDFIVSSQVAHHMRDDQLTRFVQYMENNARSGWLICDLHRHAFAYYGFPLLARVMGVHRIVREDGQLSIARSMRPEEWPPVLANAGINPEAARIIRRAPFRIAIERLFQDMAP
- a CDS encoding cupredoxin domain-containing protein, whose translation is MIVRHMISVSFLMLAPVQAASQSPPALPDWSRAETVNVQLSNFRFTPSTITLKHGQAYDLHLANQASGGHDFAAKEFFAAATIMDSDRAKISGGKIALGAKQSIDVRFIPPHAGTYKLRCTHFMHSSFGMTGEIVVQ